ATCAATAGCGCCGACCATCACCTTCTTACCTTTCAGAAGTGACAATACTTCAAGCGGTACTCGACCGTTATGGCATTCTAAAGAAATAATATCGATACTAGATTGCTGAATGGCTGGAAATGTTCTTTCATAGTGACGCCACTCATTGCCTAATGTTTTTTTCCAGTCGGTATTTGCTTTTATGCCGTAACCATAGCAAATGTGCACAGCGGTTTCGCACTTAAGCCCTTCTGTTGCAATTTCAAGTGCCTCAATACCCCATTCGTTCACTTCATCAAGGAACACATTGAACGCAGGTTCATCAAATTGAATGATATTTACGCCAGCAGCTTCTAACTCTTTTGCTTCTTCATTCAATGCTTTAGCAAATTCGAACGCCAGGGTTTTACGATCTTGATAATAATCATCATAAAGCGTGTCTACCATCGTCATTGGTCCTGGTAGCGCCCATTTAATTGGCTGCTCTGTTTGCGAGCGCAAAAACTTCGCATCATCAACAAATACTGGTTTTTGGCGACTTACTGGACCAATAATGCCTGGCACACTGGCATCGTAACGGTCACGAATTCTAACTGTCTTTTTATTTTCAAAATCAACGCCGCTCAAGTTTTCAATGAATGTGGTGACAAAGTGCTGGCGAGTTTGCTCACCATCACTCACAATCTCAATACCCGCATTATCTTGTTCTTGTAATGTAACTCTCAGTGCGTCTTTTTTACCGGCAATCAGTTCTTCGCCTTCTAATTTCCAAGGTGACCAAAGCTGCTCAGGTTGTGCCAACCAAGACGGTTTGGGCAGACTACCAGCGGTAGAAGTTGGGAATAATTTTTTCATAATTAATACATCTATACCTTAAAATCAGAATGACGGTTGAACAAAGTTAGCAGCCCATTTTTCCAGTGTTGACTGGTATCGTTGAATAAAGTTGTCTTCACACCACTTACCTTGTTCAATCGCAAGGCGAGCTCGCTCTTCTCTGTCATAAACCACTTGCGTTAAAGAGCAATCTAAATTTTTCAGACTTGGTTTGTAAGTTTCCCCAGCCGTAGAATTAGCGTTATAAATTTCTGGACGATAAATCTTCTGAAACGTTTCCATCGTGCTCAATGTGCTGATCAGCTCCAGTGTGCTGTAATCGTTCAGTAAATCACCGAAGAAAAAGAATGCATACGGAGCCACACTGTTTTCAGGCATAAAGTAGCGCACTTCCATACCCATTGTTTTGAAATACTGCTCTGTCAGTGATGATTCATTCGGCGTGTATTCAACACCCAAAATCGGATGTGTATTACTTGTACGGTGATACGTTTTGTTGTCTGATACACTTAAACAAATCACTGGAGGCTTACTGAAGTTTTCTTTGTAAGCGCTTGAACTAATGAAGTCTTGGAACATTTTACCGTGTAATTCACCATAATTTTCTGGCACAGAAAAATGACCTTTTCCTTCATTGTGTTTACGCAGTAGCACGCTAAAGTCGTAGTCACGGACATACGATGAGAAGTTATTACCCACAATACCTTCGATGCGTCTGTTTGTATGATGATCAACAATATATGTTTTTAATACTTCAATCGTAGGGAAGGTTTCACCATTGCCCTCAACGTCAATATCAACATGTACAATATCAATTTCAACAGAGTAACGGTCTTTGTTTGGGTTATCCCAATTTGCCAGACTGTTAAAGCAGTTGTTGATCATGTTAATTGCTTTACGAAGGTTTTCCTGACGTACTTCACCACGCGCCAAATTAGCAAAGTTTGTAGTCAGGCGCGTATCGTTTGAAGGTGAATAATGCTCATCAAATCGAATAGTCTTAATTGAATAGGTGAAATCGCTGCTCATAATATTGTGGGTCCTTAGCTTAAAATTAAATCTGACCTGAATGTCTGAAGCAATTCTATGATGAATAATTCATGATTAATATTGATTTAATTTTATGATTCTATGAGTTTTGCTCATAATACCGTGTTAACGGATCGAATATTCGAAGGCTCTGGAATTTTTAATCACTGTGCTCAGTACACTTAGGTGGTAATTAATTCTCTGTTTGGTAATACTGTTTTATGAGCAAACTAATTGATTAATTAGTGTATTTATCGGGCAGTATTTCGAAGTGGCGTGTTATCACTGAAAACTGTTTTACTGAGTGATAGACCGCAGCCTAAGCGCACAGAAAAACACACGTTTAGGCCATTTATCATTTATTTAAAATAGGTAAAACGAATGCTTTAACCCTCTTGTGCATTTTATTTATGTAGACAAATAAAAAAACAACTTTAGCCATTAGGAAGTGCTAATGGCTGCTAATTTACTCAGGGCTGATTGCTGCAGGATGTTTGTAACTATGCGCCATTTTGATAAAAGCGCTGAGGTAATCAATATTACTATCCCCTTCTCGAGTACCTAAATAAATCTGCTTCGCGATGCCATTTTTACCTAAACGTACAACCGACAATGGTAGTTTTGTGCTGTACTCTTCAGCCAGCCAGCGCGGCAAGGCTGCAACCCCTCGACCGCATGCAACCATTTGCAACATGATATCGGTGGTTTCGACAGTTTTATGTTGCTTAGGGATCACTTGATCTGGGTTGAGGAACTGTGTGTAAATATCAAGGCGATCTTTTGATACTGGGTAGGTAAACAAAACTTGGTCTCTGAGATCTTCAGCTTGGGCAAATTTTTTAGCTGTTAATTCGTGATCTTTAGGAACGACGAGCACTTGTTCATAATCAAATACTGGCTCAAAGACTAAGCCACTTTTAAAGTAGGGATCAGGTGTTACCAGCAAATCTATTTCATAATCTAGCAAAGCCCCTACTCCGCCAAATTGGAATTTTTGTTTAACATCGACGTCAACACCCGGCCAAGTCTCTAAAAAAGGTGATACCACTTTTAACAGCCATTGATAGCAAGGGTGGCATTCCATACCGATCCGCAATGTACCGCGCTCGCCCATAGCGATTTGCTTAAGCCTTTCTTCAGCACCGCTTAATAGCGGAAGCGCACGATTTGCGATATTGAGTAAATAGTGGCCTGCTTGTGTTAGCCTTAAGCTTCTTCCGTCACGTACCCAAACAGCAGTACCGAGATTGTCTTCCAGTTTGCGCATTGTATGACTTAATGCTGATTGTGTTACACAGAGCTCTTTTGCCGCAGCAGTGAGAGATCCTTGCTGATGGACAGCATGAATGATACGAAGGTGGATACGTTCTAACATGTTTAATCATGAGTAAAATTAATAGATTGTTTATAATATATCATTTTCTCTCATCAATAAACTCACCTAAACTAGCATCAATTAAATAATCCATACGATTAAGTGTAAGTTTATAAAATGAAAAATGAAGTTAAAACATCCCCTGTCGCACATTATGACGTGTGTGTAACCAAGATCGAATCACTCAATAAACATACCTTTGAAATTGAGCTGTTAGCTCCAGAGGGAACAGTATTGAACTATAAGTCTGGGCAATATTTGAAGCTCGAACTGGATGTGAATAATGATGGTCAACCATTGTGGCTTTCATACACGATTTCTAGCCGTTTAGAAGCTGATAAACCAAATAGAGTCAGCTTAATTATCCAAGTTGTTAGTGACTTTTCAGGCAAAGTAGTTGACTGTTTGTTTGCTGCTAAAGCCAGTAACCAGCCAGTCAAGATCGTGCTTGCCATGGGCAAAGCATTTTTACAAACGAACCTTGATCAGCCTCATTTGTTTGTCGCCGCGGGCTCTGGCATATCCAAGATTAAGTGTATAACGGAAGAGATTTTGCATCGCGATCCTGATGCGAATATCAATATTTACTGGTCTAATCGTCATAGCGATGACTTTTTTCTTTTAGAACAGTTTCACAATTGGGCGACTACGCATAAAAACCTGAATTTCCATACAATTTTAGAGTCAGCTCAGCCGGGTTGGACAGGAAGAACAGGCTTTCTCTACGAAGTCATACAGCAAGACCATATCGATCTTAAAGAGACACATGCTTATTTATGTGGTTCGCCGCAGATGGTTTATGGCACGATTGACCAGCTCAACGCCTTAGGCTTAGAAGAACGAAATTGCTATTCAGATGTTTTTGAGTTTTCACCTAGAGCCGAAAAACTAGAAGCATAAATAAAGTCACTAAAACGCCTATCAAATACAAAAAGCTCAGGCATTTATTACCTGAGCTTTTTGTAGTTTTTGTCCCGCACTTCTCCCCCTGTGGGGATAAATAGAATAAAAACCTTTTAATTCATAG
This genomic window from Pseudoalteromonas luteoviolacea contains:
- a CDS encoding methionine synthase encodes the protein MKKLFPTSTAGSLPKPSWLAQPEQLWSPWKLEGEELIAGKKDALRVTLQEQDNAGIEIVSDGEQTRQHFVTTFIENLSGVDFENKKTVRIRDRYDASVPGIIGPVSRQKPVFVDDAKFLRSQTEQPIKWALPGPMTMVDTLYDDYYQDRKTLAFEFAKALNEEAKELEAAGVNIIQFDEPAFNVFLDEVNEWGIEALEIATEGLKCETAVHICYGYGIKANTDWKKTLGNEWRHYERTFPAIQQSSIDIISLECHNGRVPLEVLSLLKGKKVMVGAIDVATNDIETPEEVADTIREALKYVDADKLYPCTNCGMAPLSREVARGKLQALAAGAEIVRKELLA
- a CDS encoding DUF1852 domain-containing protein; the encoded protein is MSSDFTYSIKTIRFDEHYSPSNDTRLTTNFANLARGEVRQENLRKAINMINNCFNSLANWDNPNKDRYSVEIDIVHVDIDVEGNGETFPTIEVLKTYIVDHHTNRRIEGIVGNNFSSYVRDYDFSVLLRKHNEGKGHFSVPENYGELHGKMFQDFISSSAYKENFSKPPVICLSVSDNKTYHRTSNTHPILGVEYTPNESSLTEQYFKTMGMEVRYFMPENSVAPYAFFFFGDLLNDYSTLELISTLSTMETFQKIYRPEIYNANSTAGETYKPSLKNLDCSLTQVVYDREERARLAIEQGKWCEDNFIQRYQSTLEKWAANFVQPSF
- a CDS encoding LysR family transcriptional regulator, whose protein sequence is MLERIHLRIIHAVHQQGSLTAAAKELCVTQSALSHTMRKLEDNLGTAVWVRDGRSLRLTQAGHYLLNIANRALPLLSGAEERLKQIAMGERGTLRIGMECHPCYQWLLKVVSPFLETWPGVDVDVKQKFQFGGVGALLDYEIDLLVTPDPYFKSGLVFEPVFDYEQVLVVPKDHELTAKKFAQAEDLRDQVLFTYPVSKDRLDIYTQFLNPDQVIPKQHKTVETTDIMLQMVACGRGVAALPRWLAEEYSTKLPLSVVRLGKNGIAKQIYLGTREGDSNIDYLSAFIKMAHSYKHPAAISPE
- a CDS encoding FAD-binding oxidoreductase; amino-acid sequence: MKNEVKTSPVAHYDVCVTKIESLNKHTFEIELLAPEGTVLNYKSGQYLKLELDVNNDGQPLWLSYTISSRLEADKPNRVSLIIQVVSDFSGKVVDCLFAAKASNQPVKIVLAMGKAFLQTNLDQPHLFVAAGSGISKIKCITEEILHRDPDANINIYWSNRHSDDFFLLEQFHNWATTHKNLNFHTILESAQPGWTGRTGFLYEVIQQDHIDLKETHAYLCGSPQMVYGTIDQLNALGLEERNCYSDVFEFSPRAEKLEA